TCGGCGGTGGTCAGGAAGACGTCGTCGCCGAGGTGGCGGGCGGCGAACCTCTCGGCGTCCATGATGTCGGACAGGCCGGTCAGCTCCAGGACCTCCTTGGCGTAGGCGAGCTGGTGCTGCCGCTCGTCGAGCGCGGCGGCGCGCCGCGCCGCCTGCTCCTCCTCGGCCATCCACGCCCCGGCCCGCAGCACCGCGGGGTCGATGTCGCCGAGCAGCTCGGCGGCCTCGTCCAGGAGCGGCACGTCGGACTCGGCCCACCAGTTCTCCCCCTGGCGGGGTGACTCGCGCAGCATCAGCTCGCGCTCGGCCTCGCCGAACTCGGCGGCGGCGTGGTCGAGGCGCTCGCGTGAGGTGAACAGCCCGATCAGGAGCTGCTGCGGGGTGACGTAGGGCCACAGCCGGTTCAGGGCCGCCTTGACGGGCCGCTCGGTGCGGAGGTCCTCGCGGATGTCGGCCAGCTCGTCGTCGTCGATCATCCCCTTGCCGAGCTGCCGGGCGGCCTGCCGGGCGAGCGCGTTGAGCAGGTGGCGGACGAAGACCGCGCGGGCCTCGTTGTGCGCCCTCTTGGAGCGGGCCGCCCGGTTGCGGGCGGCCTCCAGGACGTTTCCCTCCAGCCTGAGGGTGTAGCGGTCGAGCTTGATCTCGATCGGCTTGCGCGGCACCCGCTGCCGCTCGCGCACGGCCCGCGCGACGACCTGGGCCATCCGGGCGTCGCCCTTGACCGCGGCCACCTCGGGACGCTCCTTACGCCCCGGGACGACCCCCGGGTACAGCTCGGAGACGGTCGACAGCAGCACGTCGGTCTCGCCCAGGGAGGGCAGCACCTGCTCGATGTAGCGCAGGAAGGTCAGGTTCGGCCCGAGGATGAGCACGCCCCTGCGGGCCAGTTTCTCCCGGTGGGTGTAGAGGAGGTAGGCGGCGCGGTGCAGCGCGACCACGGTCTTGCCGGTGCCGGGACCGCCCTGCACGACCAGCACCCCGTTCAGGTCGGAGCGGATGATGCGGTCCTGCTCCGACTGGATGGTGGCCACGATGTCGCGCATCCGGCCGGTGCGCCTGGCCCCCAGGGAGGCCAGCAGCGCGGCCTCCCCGTTGAGGGTGGCCACGTCCTCCTCGGTGAGGCTGTCGATGTCCAGGAGGTCGTCGTCGACCCCGATCACCGTGCGGCCCTTGGTCTGCAGGTGCCTGCGCCGGGTGACACCCATCGAGGCCGCGGGGGTGGCGCCGTAGAAGGGCTGCGCCACCGGTGCCCGCCAGTCGATCAGCATCCGGCGCTGGTCGTCGTCGGCCATGCCGATGCGGCCTATGTAGAGTGAGGTGTCGTCGGCGTTGTCGAGCCGGCCGAAGCACAGGCCGTTCTCGACCGCCCACAGGCGGCCCAGGCGTTCGGCGTACATCCCCGCGAAGGTGTCGCGCTCGGAGCGGTTCTGATGCGTGCCGCCACTTCCGCCCTGCGCGAGGACGCCGTCCAGCTGTCGCTGGGTGCGCTCGCGCAGTAGATCGAGCCGGGCATAAAGGCAGGAAACGTACTCCTGCTCCCTGGCCAGCTCGATTTGACGGGTTGCCGTCGCTCCATTATCGTTGCTAGTAATGGGATACTCCGGGCCATTGCGCTGGTTGTTATGACAAACCATCACCCTAGCAGGTCCGTCGAGAAGTTTACCCGCCCGTCCGTCATCACAGCTTGATTGCGGCGTTCCCTGCCTGCTTGACGAGAATCCGCCGGGTTCCTTACATTCACTCGAAGTTAGGAAAGTTTCCTAACTCTGCTTCATCGGTGGATGCAAGGACGCACGCGGAGGACCAGTGACCCAGCCGACCCCCGGCACCCCCAGCCTGTTGCGCGCGATCAACGACCGCGCCGCCCTGCAGGCGTTGCTGGAGCGCGGCCCGCTCACCCGCCCGGAGATCGGCGCCCTCACCGGCCTGTCCAAGCCCACCGCCTCGCAGCTTCTCATCCGTCTCCAGGAGGCGGGCCTGGTCGTGCTCGACGGCATCCGCGAGGGGCTGCCCGGCCGCACCGCGGAGGTCTACCGGCTCAACCCCGCCGCCGCGCACGTCGCCGCGCTGGACGTCACGCGCGCGGGCATCGACGTCAGGGTCGCCGACATCACCGGTGCCGTGGTCGGCGAGCACCACCTGCCCAGCCCCGGCCGCTCCGGCGGCGACGCGCTGGAGCGGGTCCGGGCCGCGCTGGAGGGCGCGGGCGCCCCCGCGGCGCTGCGGCGCGTGGTCATCGGCGTGCAGGGCACGATCGACCCCGGCACCGGGAAGATGGCGTACGCCACCAGCAAGGACATGCCCGGCTGGCACATCCCGGACCTGGTCCGCACCCTCGGCGACGGCCTGGGCGTGCCGGTCGCCGTGGAGAACAACGTCAACCTCGTCGCCCAGGCCGAGCAGGCGCACGGCGTGGGCCGCGGCCACCGTGACTTCGTGCTGCTCTGGGCCGACGAGGGCCTCGGCGCCGCGCTGGTCCTCGGCGGCCGGCTGCACCGGGGCGCCACCGGCGGCGCCGGAGAGGTCGGCTACATGCCCACCCCCGGCGCGCCGACCGCCAGGGACACCGGCCGCTACGCCAACCACGGCTACCAGGCCCTCACCGGCGGCCCGGCGGTGCTCAAGATCCTCAGGTCGTACGGCGTGCGCGGCACCGGGCCCACGCAGGCGGTGCTGAACGCCGTACAGGCCTCCACCTCCACCGGAAGGCGCGCCGACGACGCCCGCGCCGGGCTGCGCGACATCGCCTCCCGGCTCGCCGTCGGGCTGGCCGCGATCACCTCCGTCGTCGACCCCGAGATCATCGTGCTGACCGGCGGGACCCTCCTCGCCGGCGGCGACACCCTGCGCGAGCTCGTCGAGCACGAGCTCCACGCCCTGACCATCCCCCGGCCCCCGCTGCTGCTGTCGACCGTCGAGGGCAACCCCGTCCTCGCCGGCGCGCTCGACCTCGCCCTCGCGA
This region of Streptosporangium sp. NBC_01495 genomic DNA includes:
- a CDS encoding HelD family protein, producing the protein MVCHNNQRNGPEYPITSNDNGATATRQIELAREQEYVSCLYARLDLLRERTQRQLDGVLAQGGSGGTHQNRSERDTFAGMYAERLGRLWAVENGLCFGRLDNADDTSLYIGRIGMADDDQRRMLIDWRAPVAQPFYGATPAASMGVTRRRHLQTKGRTVIGVDDDLLDIDSLTEEDVATLNGEAALLASLGARRTGRMRDIVATIQSEQDRIIRSDLNGVLVVQGGPGTGKTVVALHRAAYLLYTHREKLARRGVLILGPNLTFLRYIEQVLPSLGETDVLLSTVSELYPGVVPGRKERPEVAAVKGDARMAQVVARAVRERQRVPRKPIEIKLDRYTLRLEGNVLEAARNRAARSKRAHNEARAVFVRHLLNALARQAARQLGKGMIDDDELADIREDLRTERPVKAALNRLWPYVTPQQLLIGLFTSRERLDHAAAEFGEAERELMLRESPRQGENWWAESDVPLLDEAAELLGDIDPAVLRAGAWMAEEEQAARRAAALDERQHQLAYAKEVLELTGLSDIMDAERFAARHLGDDVFLTTAERAAADRTWAFGHVIVDEAQELSPMDWRMLMRRCPTRSMTIVGDLAQTGSSAGARSWGRVLDPYVAGRWREETLSVNYRTPAELMAVAADVLTLVDPALTAPASVRETGARPWAASPTASLGEVVKAEIVEGGRLVVIVPESRAAEFGEVVVHSVDGAVAGPGTAALDAQVAVLTVAEAKGLEFDAVVVVEPELILGESPRGASDLYVALTRATQRLGVVHDGPLPDALVRLERHRIT
- a CDS encoding ROK family transcriptional regulator, which translates into the protein MTQPTPGTPSLLRAINDRAALQALLERGPLTRPEIGALTGLSKPTASQLLIRLQEAGLVVLDGIREGLPGRTAEVYRLNPAAAHVAALDVTRAGIDVRVADITGAVVGEHHLPSPGRSGGDALERVRAALEGAGAPAALRRVVIGVQGTIDPGTGKMAYATSKDMPGWHIPDLVRTLGDGLGVPVAVENNVNLVAQAEQAHGVGRGHRDFVLLWADEGLGAALVLGGRLHRGATGGAGEVGYMPTPGAPTARDTGRYANHGYQALTGGPAVLKILRSYGVRGTGPTQAVLNAVQASTSTGRRADDARAGLRDIASRLAVGLAAITSVVDPEIIVLTGGTLLAGGDTLRELVEHELHALTIPRPPLLLSTVEGNPVLAGALDLALATARDEVFSSTVPS